CAGTAGGTCTTATAGAATACTAGTTCATTCAACACAAATAATGGCCACAGACAAAAGGTCTATATGCTGCAAAAAAGGTGGTCATGCTCTGAGTTTATGCTTCATATTTCCAAAGAAGTGTCAAAATGATAGGTGGAAGGTATTTGTGACCAACTAACTTTGCTTCAGTTGTCTTCAATAAGGCCATAGATACAGAATGTACCCTGAAATCAGCATATGTGCATCCTGTGATACACCTGATTACCTTTCCCTCCTACATAAAGCTGTCCCTCGAAAGTCGTCCTTTTCAGCTCTTTCCAAGTCTCCTTCACTATTGTCAGCTGGCATTAAATTGGGAGCTGGTGCTTCATCCTTAACAAGCTCATCTACGGAATCATCTTCTACCCTAAACATTCCTAATATATCTCGACATGTTCCTGATTGTAGCATCATGGTGAAAATCCTTTCTGTTGATGTCCACAACAACATCAGAACGTATGTGTTCCTCAACTGCAGTGCTGCGGCATCTTTGGCATCTCGGAGTCTTATTGAAAAGCTCAAAATCAAAGAAAGCCGTGTTAGTCAAATAATACAGACCGAGTGCGGATACTTCCAGTACGATTAGCTTGCTTGTAACGCTGTGAATAGGTGATGTAGAAGACCGTGAGCAGTTGCTAGTAGATGAAGTCTACATTACCGGTAAGCTGACGATAACAACTGACCACATGATGCCCAGGAAATGGGCTGAAAGGTGGTCTCATTTGGAAGATGTGCAACTGCACGGGATAGCTGAGGGCTACATAGACGTTGACCTTATCCTTGGCTTGTAAAGCCCACTGTGTCGTGTAGTCCTGAATGTACGTTCCGGTGAAGAAAACGAGCCCACTGCTCACCTGACAAAGCTCGGTTGGGTGGCCTTCGGGTCAAGTGGATCAAGTACCACGAAGCCTTCTGCCATGATGCATCACTTAACACCTGCTGAGCATGCCGACGACATCAGGGACCTGCTGCAAGAGCACTTCAACCGCGATTTTTAGGAACGTGAACTTCATTCCTGCATCAAGAATTCAGTTGAAGACCAGATATTTCTTGAAAAGGTATCTGCTTCCATCCACCAAGAGAATGGCAAGTATTCATTCAAACTCCCACTACGAAACAATTGTAGTATATCTCATAATCGAGAAGCTGCAATCCAGAGATTGGACAGTCTGGGGGAAAATTTCAACAGGGATGAAGACCACAGAGGTGCCTATGTTCATGCAATGGAGAAGGGCATCCAGAAAGGCTATGCGGAGCATATACCCCTTGACAAGCTGGACAGAAATGATGGCAGAGTGAGGCAAATGCCTCATTTCTCTGTTCGGCACCAATCCAAACCCATATTAAGAGTCGGCTTTGATCCATAGGTCAAGTATCAAGGCACCTCGTTAAATGAGCTTCTTCTTCAGGGACCAGAACGGATGAACAGCTTGGCAGGATTGCTGTTGCTATCCAGAAAAGGTAGGCATGCTGTGACAGCCAATCTGGAAGGTATGTATCAATGGTTTGAGTTCCGATGGAGGATCGTGACTTTTTGCAGTTCATATGGTGGCCTGTAGGGAACACAAAACTTGAACCTATAGAGTGCCAGATGGTCGTGCACCCGTTCTGTATCAAGTCCTCTGGAGGCTGCGTTAACTATGCACTCCGTCAGACCGCAAAACAACATGGACACAAGTTCTGCAATGAGGCATCCGAGGCTATCATGAAGAATTTCTGCATCGATAACCTCCTCAAGGCTCATGATGATGAGGAGCGACTCAAGATGATAATCATAGACGTGACTTCGCTCTGTGCTGACGGAGGCTGGCGTCTAAACCAATGGACGTCGAGCAATAGTATACTGCTCTCTGTCATTCCCGAGTCAGAAAGAGATGCCTCTGTTGCAATTCTGGTCTTGAGTATGGATGAGCTTCCGGTAGAAACAATGTTGGACATGCACTGTTCTATGGAGGAACACTGCTTTACCTTCGAGatcaaaatgaagaaaaaaccgTACATGAGGAGAGGCAAACTACCTGTTGTAGCTTCAGTGTACGACTCATTGGGACTGATCTCACCGTCCATGCTACCTCCCAAGATCCTGCTTTAAGACATGTGATGTGAGCAATTGAAGTGGGACGATGACATCGGGGAAGTAGAAATGGTCAAGTGGAAGGCTTGGTGTAATCAGCTTCGTCTCCTAGAAACTATGAAGATTGATCGATCTTATGTTCCAGAAGGCTTTGGACAAGTTCAGACCTTTCAGCTTCACCACTTCGCTGATGCTAGCCAGGTGGGATATGGTACAGCGTCTTATCTTCGGATGGAGGGCTACGGCGGAGAAGCATGCAGCGTGCTAGTTTTCAGGAGGTCGAGGGTAGCTCCGCTCAAGATGACCACTATCACCACACTTGATTTGACTGCAACCGTGGTCCCGGCACGGACAGACCGCAAGTTGCATGGAGAGCTCGGTATAAAGTTAGATGATTCCATCTTCTGGACCGACTCAACAGCAATATTCAAGTATCTTCCAAATGAGCGCACACAGTATCATACGTTTGTCGTAACAGGGTGGACCTTCTTCGCGAACTGATGTCAACCAAACCATGGCGTTATGTTGCCACCTGCAGCAATCCTGCTGACTTGGAATCTCGTGGATTGTATGTTGAACCTCTCCTGGCATCTACCATGTGGTTCAACAGTCCTTCTTTCTTATCACAGCCTGCCAGTGCCTGGCCCATATCTCCAAGTGACGTCAAGGGTGCGTCATTTTACGATGACCCAGAAGTTAAGAACAGGCATCTGATCTTTGAGGCAGTGACAAAGCTTGAGTCCATTGTCAGTAACATTGCTAAACGTTTTTCATCCTAGCTCAAGTTCGTGTGCAGCATCGCATGGatgtgacatctctctctctctctctctctctctctctctctctctctctctctctctctctctctctctctctctctctctctttatagaagGACTCCTTGAAAGAATGATATTTCCTAACTGCCGAAGAGACTGAGTATGCTAGTAACTGGGTCTTAAGAATGCTTCAAAAGGATACGTTTCCCCGAGAAGTTGAAGCATGCAAGATTGCCAGTGAAGTCGTTTCTCCCTCTAGCAAAATGGTAAGACTTAAGCCATTCTACTCTGATGGACTGCTTCGCGTGGGAGGTTGTCTGCGAGAGTCCTCTCGTCGATGCAGGTATCAAGCACCCTTTGAACCTGTTCAAGGAAGGCCCTATGGTTCGCCTGTTAGTGCAGTGGAGACACCAGAAGCTGGGACAATGCGGGCAAAACTACCTAGTAGCGGACCTTCGACAGTACTACTGGATCAAGCAAGTGAACTCGATAGCTCGGTCTGTCACCAAGAACTGTGTGCGATGCAGAGCCATTGCAGAGCGCCCCATAAGTCAAGAGATGGCTGTTCTTCCCCCAGATCTCTTCTTCTCAGGGGAATTTGCATTTACCAAGTCTGTGACGGACTGTTTCAGCCCATTCTTGATGAAGATTGGAAGATAGCAGGTGAAGCGGTATGGTGTACTTTTCGCCTGTCTCACATCAACAGCCATTCACATTGAAATGGCAAATAGAGTGGACACAGATTCATTCCTTAATTTTTATGTCTCTTTGTTGCCAGGTTTGGTCCAGTCCAGCTAATGAGAGCTGATAATGGGACCAATTTTATTGGAGCAGACAATGTGCTACGTAAGGAGCTGGAGAAGCTCATCCACATGACAGTTAGTGATGCCTTATCAACAAAAGGGATCACCTGGTGGTATAACCCTCCTTATTCTTCCCACTGGAGCGGAGCTTGGGAGCATCAGGTATGTACCATCCGTCGAGTATTGAAGGGTACTTGTCAAAAGCAGGTTTTGACAGATTACTCTCTTTGTAATCTCTTTTGTGAGGTTGAGGCCATTGTAAAAGGCCGCCTCTAATCCGAGTGACGGACGACCCCGACATTTCAGAGCCTTTGGCTCCCAGTATGCTTTTAAACCCCAAGGGATCACCTGCACCCATTGCTCTTACATCTGACACTGACCAGTACTGATACATATAtgtttcccaccaaaatgtatttcaAGATATAATTGGTATTTCATccttgtatccttgttttgtaattggattgtcaTCCTAAGTTGTCAGCAATGAGTTCTTCTTACATATCTGGTGTGAAATTTTTTTCAGTTACTAGTAAACTGTTAAATAGCTACTGTTTCTTGAACACCTGCTTACCATATGGTAGCAGAGCGTtcgatctaatttttttttttttttttttttttgcatcaggaAAGTTTATACAACAAACACTGCCGGTTTCCATTACCTAAAAGCATCGAGAAAATTTTATAGTGAGTTTAATGTGGAATCCTGCAACATGATATCATGACGATGGAGTAGACTTCCACCTTCACCTCCAGGTTGGGGGGATTTTCAAGTCAGCTGGCAgattcttattttttatatctcCCTCGTCGAATTCAAGTATAAAGCATGATAGCAAAACATCCCTTACATTGAATATTTGCTGAAGGAAGACTCGGGAATGACGGACACTTAACGAACGTGAGCCCAAAGTATGAGATCTTCCTTTGGCTGAATTGCAAGGCCTTTCTGTCTACTTAGGTCTAAACTTGGAGCTGTGTATTGGCGTTGAAGCACATCATGAGGTAATATGCAAGTAAATTTGGCTTTACAGTAAAGTTTGGTCCACTGTACTCTCCTTAGAGCAATGGCCTAAATGAAAGAAATCATAATTTTGCTGATGTTACTGTGAACAGGCTGCTAGAGACAGACagaaataatgaatttaaaaatagCAGATCAGTTATTTTTCCAGGAACCTCAACAGGTAATTTTGCTACAGAGAGTTTATTTGACAGTGAAGCGGGTTCAAAGATCATGGAAAGGCACCATGAGATAaccaagaaatttagggaagaataatttgaaaataagttCATCAAAGCTTCTAAAGTGCGAAAGGGTAATTTTAATGACATTAAATACGAAGAGGGCAATCTCATATTTTATCAGGAGAAGAACAATAAAAGCTGATGCGGCCTAGTAAAAGTATTTTGTCATAGGAACAGAGATGTTTTCATATTGGCAAACGGTGATTTAAAAAAGGTGGCCGATTGTAAAGTACAGGCATGCAGAGTTTAAGCCCGTGAAGACAGTGAAAAAGGGGTGATTAACAAAGTAAGTAACATTACTGAGGAGAAATTTGATAAAGAGAAAGATGGAGTAAGAAATGAATGCAGAAGAAAATCCAGATCTCAATCTAGTAAGGGTAAGCTAATTGAAAAGGGAGATGAATAGGAAAGAAACCAGAGTGAAATCAGtaattttatgaaagagagagaggaaaagagcatATGTAATTATTAAAGCATTAATTATGTTGAGCAAAAGGGTGATTCTATTGGTGCCTATTGGCTGAGGTCAAAGAAGGCCGAATGCTTCCACCTTGATAATACAGTATTTGTTGTAGAACTCCCATTTAATAATTATAAGATGCCTGAAGTGattgaagctaaagaaaaagaatatgaaaatctcAAATATTATGATTCTTTTGAGGAAGTCAAAGATTATGAACAACAAAGAATCGGCAGTAGATGGGTAATCACAAAGAAGGAAAAACATGATGGTCAAAAGACTGATTATAAAGCCAGGTTGGTTGCAAGAGGCTTCCAGGAAGATTGCAAACCTCAAGCTGATTCTCCTACTGCTATGAGGGAAAGTGTAAAAATATTTCTAGCTGTAGCAGAAAATGGGAAGTTTAATGTGCAATCAGTTGACAATAGTGCTACTTTCTTGCAGTCTAAAACTTTGGATCGAGATGTCTTTATTGAACCTCCTAAAGATTTGAAGAAAGAAGGTGTACTTTGGAAATTGAAGAAACTTTTGTATGGACTTGGTGCCAGCAGAAAGGTTTGGCTGATAATAAGAGGT
Above is a window of Palaemon carinicauda isolate YSFRI2023 chromosome 6, ASM3689809v2, whole genome shotgun sequence DNA encoding:
- the LOC137643070 gene encoding uncharacterized protein, producing the protein MEDRDFLQFIWWPVGNTKLEPIECQMVVHPFCIKSSGGCVNYALRQTAKQHGHKFCNEASEAIMKNFCIDNLLKAHDDEERLKMIIIDVTSLCADGGWRLNQWTSSNSILLSVIPESERDASVAILVLSMDELPVETMLDMHCSMEEHCFTFEIKMKKKPYMRRGKLPVVASVYDSLGLISPSMLPPKILL
- the LOC137643071 gene encoding uncharacterized protein codes for the protein MVKWKAWCNQLRLLETMKIDRSYVPEGFGQVQTFQLHHFADASQVGYGTASYLRMEGYGGEACSVLVFRRSRVAPLKMTTITTLDLTATVVPARTDRKLHGELGIKLDDSIFWTDSTAIFKYLPNERTQYHTFVVTGWTFFAN